In the Carassius auratus strain Wakin chromosome 50, ASM336829v1, whole genome shotgun sequence genome, one interval contains:
- the LOC113066695 gene encoding catalase: MADRDKATDQMKLWKDGRGSQRPDVLTTGAGVPVGDKLNSMTAGPRGPLLVQDVVFTDEMAHFDRERIPERVVHAKGAGAFGYFEVTHDITRYSKAKVFEHVGKTTPIAVRFSTVAGESGSADTVRDPRGFAVKFYTDEGNWDLTGNNTPIFFIRDALLFPSFVHSQKRNPQTHVKDPDMVWDFWSLRPESLHQVSFLFSDRGIPDGYRHMNGYGSHTFKLVNAQGQSVYCKFHYKTDQGIKNLPAEEADRLASSDPDYSIRDLYNAISNGNFPSWTFYIQVMTFEQAENWQWNPFDLTKVWPHKDFPLIPVGRFVLNRNPLNYFAEVEQLAFDPSNMPPGIEPSPDKMLQGRLFSYPDTHRHRLGANYLQLPVNCPYRTRVANYQRDGPMCMYDNQGGAPNYFPNSFSAPDTQPCFIESKCKVSPDVDRYNSADDDNVSQVRTFFTEVLNEAERERLCQNMAGHLKGAQLFIQKRMVENLMAVHPDYGTRVQSLLDKYNAEGKKNTIHVYSRGGPSAVAAASKM, from the exons ATGGCAGACAGAGATAAAGCGACGGATCAGATGAAACTGTGGAAGGACGGCCGCGGCTCTCAG CGGCCAGATGTCCTGACCACTGGAGCCGGAGTCCCGGTAGGGGACAAGTTAAACTCAATGACAGCGGGTCCTCGCGGGCCACTGCTGGTCCAGGATGTGGTATTTACTGATGAAATGGCCCACTTTGACCGAGAGCGGATACCAGAGAGAGTCGTGCACGCAAAAGGAGCAg GAGCTTTTGGCTACTTCGAAGTGACCCATGACATCACACGCTATAGCAAAGCCAAAGTGTTCGAACATGTGGGAAAGACAACACCCATCGCTGTTCGTTTTTCCACTGTGG CTGGTGAGTCTGGGTCAGCAGACACCGTCCGAGATCCTCGAGGTTTTGCAGTGAAGTTCTACACCGATGAGGGCAACTGGGATCTTACAGGAAACAACACCCCCATCTTTTTTATCAGGGATGCGCTTCTG tTTCCGTCCTTCGTCCACTCTCAGAAGCGGAATCCGCAGACTCACGTGAAGGATCCGGATATGGTTTGGGATTTCTGGAGTTTACGTCCCGAATCGTTGCACCAG GTGTCTTTTCTGTTCAGCGATCGGGGAATTCCCGATGGCTACCGTCATATGAACGGATATGGATCGCATACCTTCAAGCTGGTCAATGCTCAGGGTCAGTCTGTGTACTGCAAGTTTCACTACAAG ACTGATCAGGGCATTAAGAATTTGCCAGCTGAAGAGGCTGACCGTCTGGCTTCCTCCGACCCGGATTACTCCATCAGAGATCTCTACAATGCCATCTCAAACGGCAACTTCCCATCCTGGACTTTCTACATCCAAGTCATGACCTTTGAGCAGGCGGAGAACTGGCAGTGGAATCCTTTTGATTTGACTAAG GTGTGGCCCCATAAAGACTTCCCTCTGATTCCTGTGGGACGCTTTGTGTTAAACCGAAACCCTCTCAACTATTTCGCTGAGGTCGAGCAGCTGGCGTTTGATCCCAGTAACATGCCGCCTGGCATTGAGCCCAGCCCGGACAAGATGCTGCAG GGGCGTCTTTTCTCTTATCCAGACACACATAGGCATCGACTCGGAGCGAATTACCTCCAACTGCCCGTCAACTGCCCCTACCGCACCCGAGTGGCAAACTACCAGAGAGACGGACCCATGTGCATGTACGACAACCAGG GGGGGGCTCCTAACTACTTCCCCAACAGCTTCAGTGCTCCTGATACCCAGCCGTGCTTCATCGAGTCCAAGTGTAAAGTGTCTCCTGATGTGGACCGATACAACAGCGCAGACGATGACAATGTGTCCCAG GTGCGCACGTTCTTCACGGAGGTGTTGAACGAAGCCGAGCGAGAGCGTCTGTGTCAGAACATGGCCGGCCATCTGAAAGGAGCTCAACTGTTTATTCAGAAACGCATG GTGGAAAACCTGATGGCCGTTCACCCCGATTACGGCACTCGCGTTCAAAGTCTCCTGGATAAATACAACGCTGAAGGGAAAAAG AACACTATTCATGTTTATTCTCGTGGTGGACCATCCGCTGTGGCTGCAGCTTCTAAGATGTGA
- the LOC113066703 gene encoding interferon-induced transmembrane protein 5-like has protein sequence MDNATYNYMNDCTPLTNCKSGRKAGGSTVVNMSHAGKKPPNDYLIWSLCNTLYVNFCCLGFMALIYSIKARDQKTLGDLRAAQECSDKAKWYNILASGWNLLIPLLVLGLLVLLVVHLGSSEGTFDFFGEDGFQSFMKLFSR, from the exons ATGGATAACGCCACATACAACTACATGAATGACTGCACGCCGCTCACTAACTGTAAGTCCGGCCGTAAGGCTGGCGGCTCCACGGTGGTCAACATGAGCCATGCGGGCAAGAAGCCACCAAACGACTACCTGATCTGGTCGCTCTGTAACACTCTCTACGTCAACTTCTGCTGCCTGGGATTCATGGCCCTGATCTACTCCATCAAG GCTCGAGATCAGAAGACTTTGGGCGACCTGCGTGCAGCACAGGAATGCTCAGACAAGGCCAAGTGGTACAACATTCTGGCATCGGGCTGGAATCTGCTGATTCCTCTGCTGGTGTTGGGTCTGCTGGTCCTGCTCGTGGTTCATCTGGGCAGCTCAGAGGGAACCTTTGATTTCTTCGGTGAAGACGGATTCCAGAGCTTCATGAAGCTCTTCAGCAGGTAG
- the LOC113066701 gene encoding cyclin-dependent kinase inhibitor 1C-like, translating into MSTVLLSTIAGERLTRRKTAPQRSSEILPLTLLKRTETCRNLFGPVDHDELKRELSSKLREISERDQLRWNFDFGEGQPLEGDLTWEESRAEDCPEFYRESTALSKRNLMDFPTTENITQVPPKSGGPSVIVMKQKNQPNECDRGKLSRKTAQTKRLADMRITDFYGKRKKMDRVHKESRNME; encoded by the exons ATGTCTACCGTCCTGCTTTCCACCATCGCCGGGGAAAGACTGACCCGAAGGAAAACCGCTCCTCAGAGGAGCTCGGAGATTCTCCCGCTAACGTTACTGAAGCGCACGGAAACATGCCGAAATCTGTTCGGACCTGTGGATCACGACGAGCTAAAGCGAGAATTGTCTTCCAAACTTCGCGAAATATCTGAACGAGATCAGCTGAGGTGGAACTTCGACTTCGGCGAAGGGCAGCCGCTGGAAGGGGATTTAACATGGGAGGAAAGTCGAGCGGAAGACTGTCCGGAGTTTTACAGAGAAAGCACTGCCCTGTCAAAGAGAAATCTGATGGACTTTCCCACGACAGAAAATATCACACAAGTTCCCCCAAAATCTGGGGGTCCTTCAGTGATAGTTATGAAACAAAAGAACCAGCCAAACGAGTGTGACCGGGGGAAATTATCTCGCAAAACAGCCCAGACGAAGAGACTCGCAGACATGCGCATTACAG ATTTTtatggaaagagaaagaaaatggacCGCGTCCATAAGGAAAGCAGAAACATGGAGTAA